Part of the Tolypothrix sp. PCC 7910 genome, ACTCCACAGCCAGCACTAAATCAAAAGAATTATCTGCAAAGTTTAGCTGACAAGCATCTCCTTGGACAAATTCAATGTGGTTGTGGTTGCGAGGTTGAACTTGTTCCCTAGCCCTGGCGAGTTGGCGAGGGTCTATATTTACACCAGTTAGCTGTAAATGGTGAAAGCGATCGCTTAAACTGGCGATAGTCCCACCAAAGCCACAACCGCAATCTAATATACTTTGTCCATCTGCAGCACCACCTGCGTCACAGACTCTTCTAGTTAGATTTTCTGCGGCTAAAGCAAAGTCATCAATGGAACCATCTGCTAATGCAGGATTCTGCCAATAACCCCAGTGTACGTGCAAGCCAAAAGCTTTAATAACTTCCGTATTTCCTTGAGCAATCTCCCTAAATAATTGATCAAAATAAGGTAGATCTACTGACTGATTTTTAATCATTGAATTTTTCTATAACTCTCACCAATTTTTACCATGATTGGATAGCATATCTGTTTGCCGATTCTGAAAGTGAATTTTGCACTCAGGAAATATGGTGACAGCAAAATTGAAGAGTCAAAATAGAAGACAGAGGCTTGCGATTACAAGTCTTACCTGGAATTAGGAGTTTACTATCAGTGGTATTACAAGTACAAACAAGCACCTACGAAGCTAAAACCCAAGAAATTGCTAAACAACTTCTAGAAGTAACCCAAGAAAATCGTTCGTTTTTGGCATCTTTACGCGACCAAATGCGCTGGGATGATAAATTACTAGCTTGGGCGATGAGCAATCCAGGTTTACGGGTGCAATTATTTCGCTTTATTGATACATTACCAGCTTTACGCAGCAAAGCCGAAATTGCTGCCCATTTACAAGAATATTTAGGAGATGAATCAGTAGAATTACCTGCGGCGTTAAAGGGAATGCTGAATTTTGCTAACCCTGATTCTATGCCGGGACAAGTCGCAGCCACAACAGTAGCGACAGCTGTTGAAACTCTTGCTCATAAATATATTTCTGGGGAAAATATTACACAAGTCATTAAAACAGTTGAACGCCTACGTAAGGAAAAAATGGCTTTCACCATTGACTTACTTGGTGAAGCGGTAATTACAGAAACAGAAGCACAATCTTACTTAGAACGCTATTCGGAATTAATCCAGCAATTGGTAGCTGCATCAAAGAATTGGAAAGCTATCCCGGCTATTGATGAAGCAGATGGCGA contains:
- a CDS encoding class I SAM-dependent methyltransferase, with amino-acid sequence MIKNQSVDLPYFDQLFREIAQGNTEVIKAFGLHVHWGYWQNPALADGSIDDFALAAENLTRRVCDAGGAADGQSILDCGCGFGGTIASLSDRFHHLQLTGVNIDPRQLARAREQVQPRNHNHIEFVQGDACQLNFADNSFDLVLAVECIFHFPSRDRFFQEAWRVLKPGGKLAICDFVPQEFLTPIIQIGANFIGPVISNTYGYVDSSFSLTDYRQLAKITGFQSIIEEDITANTIPTYQLLRRLQIEGGNTNLSNSTFVAEWISRLGIVRYLILSFQK